From Streptomyces fungicidicus, one genomic window encodes:
- a CDS encoding SDR family NAD(P)-dependent oxidoreductase: MPVAVITGASKGLGEALAGALAARGWDLVLDARDPVPLAEAAGLVSAHGTRVTALPGDVTDAAHRAELVAAAWRLGGVDLLVHNASALGAEPLVALEELPLEGLRRALEVNVVAALGLAQEALPLLRSAPAGSVLVVSSDAAAEAYPTWGGYGASKAALDQLAAVLAVEEPGLRVWAVDPGDMATDLYAAAVPDDDAPRPEPASVVPAFLRLLDERPASGRYTAPALLEERR; this comes from the coding sequence ATGCCGGTCGCGGTCATCACGGGGGCTTCGAAGGGGCTCGGGGAGGCGCTCGCCGGGGCGCTGGCGGCGCGGGGGTGGGATCTGGTGCTCGACGCGCGGGATCCGGTGCCCCTCGCGGAGGCGGCCGGGCTGGTCTCGGCGCACGGTACGCGGGTGACGGCGCTGCCCGGGGACGTCACGGACGCGGCGCACCGCGCGGAGCTGGTGGCGGCCGCGTGGCGGCTGGGCGGAGTGGATCTGCTGGTGCACAACGCCAGCGCGCTGGGTGCCGAGCCCCTGGTCGCCCTGGAGGAGCTGCCGCTGGAGGGGCTGCGGCGGGCGCTGGAGGTGAACGTGGTGGCGGCGCTGGGTCTGGCGCAGGAGGCGCTGCCGCTGCTCAGGTCGGCGCCGGCCGGGTCGGTGCTGGTGGTCAGCTCGGACGCCGCCGCCGAGGCGTATCCGACGTGGGGCGGGTACGGGGCGTCCAAGGCGGCGCTGGACCAGCTGGCGGCGGTGCTGGCGGTGGAGGAGCCGGGGCTGCGGGTGTGGGCGGTCGATCCCGGGGACATGGCGACGGACCTGTACGCGGCGGCCGTGCCGGACGACGATGCCCCGCGGCCGGAGCCGGCCAGTGTGGTGCCCGCCTTCCTGCGGTTGCTGGACGAGCGGCCGGCGAGCGGTCGCTACACGGCCCCCGCGCTGCTGGAGGAGCGGCGGTGA
- a CDS encoding S-adenosylmethionine:tRNA ribosyltransferase-isomerase, translating into MTVIAGVPEELSARVPVEQRGPGLDRDSVRLLVSRGTAVSHHAFVELPRLLRAGDLLVVNTSPTLAAAVGGWIGHGRVVVHFSTRGDDGRWAVELRDPDGHGTTRARAGAPAGTEVRLAGGVRLVLEEPLSARGERLWWARASGDVRGALREYGRPIRYAYTERDQPLSAYQTVFALPSPDGAGSAEMPSAGRPFTARMVTELVSRGVQFAPVTLHCGVASQEAHEPPYAERFVVPEASARLIGAVRAGGGRVIAVGTTAVRAVESAAGADGVVRARAGWTDLVVTPERGVRVVDGLLTGLHEPEASHLLMLEAVAGRAAVGRGYEEALGGRYLWHEFGDVHLVLPG; encoded by the coding sequence GTGACCGTGATCGCCGGGGTGCCGGAGGAGCTGTCGGCGCGTGTGCCGGTCGAGCAGCGGGGGCCGGGGCTGGACCGGGACTCGGTGCGGCTGCTGGTGTCGCGGGGCACGGCGGTGTCGCACCACGCGTTCGTGGAGCTGCCGAGGCTGCTGCGGGCGGGGGACCTGCTGGTGGTGAACACGTCGCCGACGCTGGCCGCGGCCGTCGGGGGGTGGATCGGGCACGGGCGGGTGGTGGTGCACTTCTCCACGCGCGGTGACGACGGCCGGTGGGCGGTCGAGCTGCGCGATCCCGACGGGCACGGGACCACGCGTGCGCGCGCGGGGGCGCCCGCGGGTACAGAGGTGCGGCTGGCCGGGGGCGTGCGGCTGGTGCTGGAGGAGCCGCTGAGCGCGCGCGGGGAGCGACTGTGGTGGGCGCGCGCGTCGGGGGACGTGCGCGGGGCGCTGCGGGAGTACGGGCGGCCGATCCGGTACGCGTACACGGAGCGGGACCAGCCGTTGTCTGCGTACCAGACGGTGTTCGCGCTGCCGTCGCCGGACGGGGCGGGGAGTGCGGAGATGCCGAGCGCGGGGCGTCCGTTCACCGCGCGGATGGTGACGGAGCTGGTGAGCCGGGGGGTGCAGTTCGCCCCGGTCACGCTGCACTGCGGGGTGGCCTCGCAGGAGGCGCACGAGCCGCCGTACGCGGAGCGGTTCGTGGTGCCGGAGGCGTCGGCGCGGCTGATCGGGGCGGTGCGGGCGGGTGGCGGCCGGGTGATCGCGGTGGGGACGACCGCTGTACGGGCGGTGGAGTCGGCGGCCGGGGCGGACGGTGTGGTGCGGGCCCGCGCGGGGTGGACGGATCTGGTGGTGACGCCCGAGCGGGGGGTGCGGGTGGTGGACGGGCTGCTGACCGGGCTGCACGAGCCGGAGGCCTCGCATCTGCTGATGCTGGAGGCGGTGGCGGGGCGGGCGGCCGTGGGCCGCGGGTACGAGGAGGCGCTGGGCGGGCGCTACCTGTGGCACGAGTTCGGGGACGTGCATCTCGTCCTGCCGGGGTAG
- a CDS encoding transglycosylase SLT domain-containing protein: MSKNFLIRGRSLALTRHHKIAAAGVATLGAAAIGFSAIPSNASTATTTEVAAPTAKVAYSTEQIKGVHASITDQMAGASLQAEQIAAKKQAAAEAAAKKEAAAAAAEAKAEKARQAKEAASRAAERAQVKKAAAPKSYSDNLDGWIRESLDILKKHDIPASYEGIHRNIMRESSGNPKAINLWDINAQNGIPSKGLLQVIPPTFDAYHVPGTPKDIYDPVANITAACNYAADKYGTMDNVDSAY, encoded by the coding sequence ATGTCGAAGAACTTCCTCATCCGTGGTCGCAGTCTTGCCCTGACCCGTCACCACAAGATCGCCGCCGCCGGTGTCGCCACCCTCGGCGCCGCCGCCATCGGGTTCTCGGCCATCCCGAGCAACGCGTCCACGGCCACCACGACCGAGGTTGCCGCCCCGACCGCGAAGGTGGCGTACAGCACCGAGCAGATCAAGGGCGTCCACGCCAGCATCACCGACCAGATGGCCGGCGCCAGCCTCCAGGCGGAGCAGATCGCGGCGAAGAAGCAGGCCGCAGCCGAGGCCGCCGCCAAGAAGGAGGCCGCCGCTGCCGCCGCCGAGGCCAAGGCCGAGAAGGCCCGCCAGGCCAAGGAGGCCGCCAGCCGCGCCGCCGAGCGCGCCCAGGTGAAGAAGGCCGCCGCTCCGAAGTCCTACAGCGACAACCTGGACGGCTGGATCCGTGAGTCCCTGGACATCCTGAAGAAGCACGACATCCCCGCCTCCTACGAGGGCATCCACCGCAACATCATGCGGGAGTCCTCGGGCAACCCGAAGGCGATCAACCTCTGGGACATCAACGCCCAGAACGGCATCCCGTCCAAGGGCCTGCTGCAGGTGATCCCGCCGACCTTCGACGCGTACCACGTCCCCGGCACGCCGAAGGACATCTACGACCCGGTCGCCAACATCACTGCCGCCTGCAACTACGCGGCCGACAAGTACGGCACCATGGACAACGTCGACAGCGCGTACTGA
- a CDS encoding ABC transporter ATP-binding protein/permease gives MPELVLESNGRTWTLDPSRAYTLGRDPQGDVVLDDARVSWRHATISFNGRGWVIEDHGSTNGTFVQGQRIHHLEFGSDTVLNLGNANDGPRVTLSGAGAAAPAAAPQQPYAAQGANAGWAQQAPQQQQPPAQQPGWQQPQQQAPQQPAPHIPQQQGPGGAGAPPVYGDRSPTTFHQFSLGRVMRIGRALENELVVSDLQVSRNHAEFHSTPDGRMEIRDLGSHNGTYVNGLPIAKGGAQLLGPTDIVGVGHSTFRIVGDRLEEFVDTGEVSFSARHLTVTVDGGKQILKDVSFGVPEKSLIAVIGPSGSGKSTLLKALTGYRPANQGEVLYDNRNLYKQFAELRQRIGLVPQDDILHKELTVKKALKYAAKLRFPADTTAAERESRIDEVLRELKLDIHKDKKVTSLSGGQRKRVSVALELLTKPSLIFLDEPTSGLDPGMDRDVMQLLRGLADDGRTVLVVTHSVAELAICDKLLVMAPGGSVAYFGPPEEALNFFGYDTWADVFSAFENYRDYDWAGRWKGSQHYQMYAADIDAVAPQSVQVPSMQAMKPPKPQGWMSQFVTLVRRYVSVIVSDKGFLALMVILPAVLGAVSLLIDADKGLLPNPPNPQTGRIIPNGTATTVLLILAVGACFAGAANSVRELIKERVIYERERATGLSRSAYLMSKVFVLGMITVLQGLLVGVIGFSSREIPEEGLVFGGFTLLELSVPIMALGFTSMMFGLIISSLVKTAEKTMPLLVMFAIIQVVFTGCLFALHGSIGVNQFSFLMPSRWAVAASGATLDFNRISPPETAGDTDPLWEHTAGAWAMDMGALIVLGVICGFFVARFLRRHEPEVMRK, from the coding sequence GTGCCGGAACTCGTACTGGAATCAAACGGACGGACCTGGACGCTCGATCCGTCCAGGGCATACACCCTCGGACGCGATCCGCAGGGTGACGTCGTGCTGGACGACGCCAGGGTCTCCTGGCGTCACGCCACCATCAGCTTCAACGGGCGCGGTTGGGTCATCGAGGACCACGGCAGCACCAACGGCACGTTCGTGCAGGGACAGCGGATCCACCACCTGGAGTTCGGCTCCGACACGGTGCTGAACCTGGGCAACGCGAACGACGGCCCGCGTGTGACGCTGTCCGGCGCCGGAGCCGCGGCCCCGGCCGCCGCGCCCCAGCAGCCGTACGCGGCCCAGGGCGCGAACGCCGGCTGGGCCCAGCAGGCGCCCCAACAGCAGCAGCCGCCCGCGCAGCAGCCCGGCTGGCAGCAGCCTCAGCAGCAGGCGCCGCAGCAGCCCGCGCCGCACATCCCGCAGCAGCAGGGCCCCGGCGGCGCGGGGGCGCCGCCCGTCTACGGCGACCGCAGCCCCACCACGTTCCACCAGTTCTCCCTCGGCCGTGTGATGCGCATCGGCCGTGCCCTGGAGAACGAACTCGTCGTCTCCGACCTCCAGGTCTCCCGCAACCACGCCGAGTTCCACTCGACGCCCGACGGCCGCATGGAGATCCGCGACCTCGGCTCGCACAACGGCACGTACGTCAACGGTCTGCCGATCGCCAAGGGCGGCGCCCAACTGCTCGGTCCCACCGACATCGTGGGCGTCGGTCACTCGACGTTCCGGATCGTCGGCGACCGGCTCGAGGAGTTCGTCGACACCGGTGAGGTCTCCTTCTCCGCCCGTCATCTGACGGTCACCGTCGACGGCGGCAAGCAGATCCTCAAGGACGTCTCCTTCGGCGTCCCCGAGAAGTCGCTGATCGCGGTCATCGGCCCGTCGGGATCCGGCAAGTCCACGCTGCTCAAGGCCCTCACCGGCTACCGCCCCGCCAACCAGGGCGAGGTGCTCTACGACAACCGGAACCTGTACAAGCAGTTCGCCGAGCTGCGCCAGCGCATCGGTCTGGTCCCGCAGGACGACATCCTGCACAAGGAGCTGACCGTCAAGAAGGCCCTCAAGTACGCGGCCAAGCTCCGCTTCCCCGCCGACACCACGGCCGCCGAGCGCGAGTCCCGCATCGACGAGGTGCTGCGCGAGCTCAAGCTGGACATCCACAAGGACAAGAAGGTCACGTCCCTCTCCGGCGGCCAGCGCAAGCGCGTCTCCGTCGCCCTGGAGCTGCTCACCAAGCCGTCGCTGATCTTCCTGGACGAGCCGACCTCCGGCCTCGACCCGGGCATGGACCGCGACGTCATGCAGCTGCTGCGGGGACTGGCCGACGACGGCCGCACCGTCCTCGTCGTCACCCACTCGGTGGCCGAGCTGGCGATCTGCGACAAGCTCCTGGTGATGGCGCCCGGCGGTTCCGTCGCCTACTTCGGCCCGCCCGAGGAGGCGCTGAACTTCTTCGGCTACGACACCTGGGCCGACGTCTTCTCCGCCTTCGAGAACTACCGCGACTACGACTGGGCGGGCCGCTGGAAGGGTTCGCAGCACTACCAGATGTACGCCGCGGACATCGACGCGGTCGCGCCGCAGTCCGTACAGGTCCCGTCGATGCAGGCGATGAAGCCGCCGAAGCCGCAGGGCTGGATGTCGCAGTTCGTGACACTGGTGCGGCGCTACGTCTCGGTGATCGTCTCCGACAAGGGCTTCCTCGCCCTGATGGTGATCCTGCCGGCCGTGCTCGGCGCGGTCAGCCTGCTCATCGACGCGGACAAGGGCCTGCTGCCCAACCCGCCCAACCCGCAGACCGGCCGGATCATCCCGAACGGCACGGCCACCACGGTGCTGCTGATACTCGCGGTCGGCGCGTGCTTCGCGGGCGCCGCCAACTCCGTGCGTGAGCTGATCAAGGAACGGGTCATCTACGAGCGGGAGCGCGCCACCGGCCTGTCCCGCTCGGCGTACCTGATGTCAAAGGTGTTCGTGCTCGGCATGATCACCGTGCTGCAGGGCCTGCTGGTCGGCGTGATCGGCTTCTCCAGCCGGGAGATCCCGGAGGAGGGCCTGGTCTTCGGCGGCTTCACGCTGCTGGAACTCTCCGTGCCGATCATGGCGCTCGGCTTCACCTCGATGATGTTCGGCCTGATCATCTCCTCGCTGGTGAAGACCGCCGAGAAGACCATGCCGCTGCTGGTGATGTTCGCGATCATCCAGGTCGTCTTCACCGGCTGTCTGTTCGCCCTGCACGGCTCGATCGGCGTCAACCAGTTCTCGTTCCTGATGCCGTCGCGCTGGGCGGTCGCCGCCTCGGGCGCCACGCTGGACTTCAACAGGATCAGCCCGCCGGAGACGGCAGGCGACACCGACCCGCTGTGGGAGCACACGGCCGGGGCCTGGGCGATGGACATGGGCGCGCTGATCGTCCTCGGCGTGATCTGCGGCTTCTTCGTGGCCCGCTTCCTGCGCCGGCACGAGCCCGAGGTCATGCGCAAGTAA
- a CDS encoding streptophobe family protein codes for MSAATNVRSAGRRAPVPWGDVVMSAVAAVSWALIGMAGTAALGLRLLDADAAGSPAPMTAAVVALGAGGSVTPSGDVSAFGLSGAEAGTALEVTPLGVGLVGALLLSFFFLRSLRAAGVVVSLTELLARAGAVVALFVALAGGLARVGHDVITIDGGALAPDDLPGVGGVEIPGLGDVGGLLPDRVGDLVDAEAAVGFTVDTAPTLLGGLCWVAGVLLVALLASRRTPLPPGWDAVHRVVRPVVSALVTVLLVAVAAGLAAAAYAAVGDDHPRRIAGAALLGAPNGVWTGVPLGLFVPWDGRASGALLGVLPHPVDDLLRAGQDRPVTLGRLAEYDGRVWLLAVAAALMMLLAGVLTGVRTPVGVAADGGAAGFAGRCALRLGAATAAALPLLVWLTQVSANASLSVLGLDVFGAGVELRGRLGTAFLLGAVWGAGAGAVGALLARACEAAGARAAPLARGDTGAAEGVAGRWPEQVFEGGVSGGSGGPGAGPYAPGASYRPPNPDTNPYLRVGRERWGSREPEDAVPSPGAGDPHGSGERDGGGDVYGAPTVIGPVGPPRRGSGPAGRNRSPLWPDEPPPPPPPPPPPSPRAPRKPDGA; via the coding sequence ATGAGTGCTGCCACGAACGTCCGTTCCGCGGGGCGGCGGGCGCCGGTGCCGTGGGGCGACGTGGTGATGTCGGCGGTCGCCGCGGTGAGCTGGGCGCTGATCGGGATGGCGGGCACGGCCGCGCTCGGACTGCGTCTGCTGGACGCGGACGCGGCCGGCTCGCCGGCACCGATGACCGCCGCGGTAGTGGCGCTGGGGGCGGGCGGTTCGGTCACGCCGTCCGGTGACGTGTCGGCGTTCGGGCTGTCCGGCGCGGAGGCCGGTACGGCCCTGGAGGTCACGCCCCTGGGTGTGGGGCTGGTGGGCGCGCTACTGCTCTCGTTCTTCTTCCTGCGGTCCCTGCGGGCGGCGGGAGTCGTGGTCTCCCTCACCGAACTCCTCGCGCGCGCCGGGGCGGTGGTCGCGCTGTTCGTGGCGTTGGCGGGCGGGCTGGCCCGGGTCGGCCACGACGTGATCACCATCGACGGGGGCGCTCTGGCGCCGGACGACCTGCCGGGTGTGGGCGGGGTGGAGATTCCGGGGCTGGGGGATGTCGGGGGGCTGCTGCCGGACCGGGTGGGTGATCTCGTGGACGCCGAGGCGGCCGTCGGATTCACCGTCGACACGGCGCCGACCCTGCTCGGCGGCCTCTGCTGGGTGGCCGGGGTCCTGCTCGTCGCGCTGCTGGCGTCCCGACGCACTCCCCTGCCGCCCGGCTGGGACGCGGTGCACCGGGTCGTACGGCCGGTGGTGTCCGCCCTCGTCACGGTGCTGCTTGTGGCGGTGGCGGCCGGGCTCGCGGCGGCGGCGTACGCGGCGGTCGGCGACGACCACCCGCGGCGGATCGCGGGGGCGGCGCTGCTGGGGGCGCCGAACGGGGTGTGGACCGGGGTGCCGCTCGGTCTGTTCGTGCCGTGGGACGGGCGGGCGAGCGGGGCGCTGCTCGGGGTGCTGCCCCATCCGGTGGACGACCTGCTGCGGGCCGGCCAGGACCGGCCCGTCACGCTGGGGCGGCTCGCGGAGTACGACGGGCGGGTGTGGCTGCTGGCGGTGGCCGCCGCGCTGATGATGCTGCTGGCGGGGGTGCTGACGGGAGTGCGGACGCCGGTGGGGGTCGCGGCGGACGGCGGGGCGGCCGGTTTCGCGGGGCGGTGCGCGCTGCGGCTGGGCGCCGCTACGGCGGCGGCTCTGCCGTTGCTGGTCTGGCTGACGCAGGTGTCCGCGAACGCCTCGCTGTCCGTGCTGGGCCTCGACGTGTTCGGCGCCGGCGTCGAACTGCGCGGCCGGCTCGGCACGGCGTTCCTGCTGGGCGCGGTGTGGGGGGCCGGCGCGGGTGCGGTGGGGGCGCTGCTGGCACGGGCCTGCGAGGCGGCGGGGGCGCGGGCGGCGCCACTGGCACGGGGTGACACGGGGGCGGCGGAGGGGGTGGCCGGCCGGTGGCCGGAGCAGGTTTTTGAAGGCGGGGTGTCCGGAGGTTCCGGGGGGCCCGGGGCGGGGCCGTATGCGCCGGGGGCGTCCTACCGGCCGCCGAACCCGGACACCAATCCGTATCTGCGGGTGGGACGGGAGCGGTGGGGGTCCCGGGAGCCGGAGGACGCGGTGCCGTCACCGGGTGCCGGTGACCCGCACGGCTCCGGAGAGCGTGACGGGGGCGGCGACGTCTACGGGGCGCCCACCGTGATCGGGCCGGTCGGGCCGCCCCGGCGGGGGTCCGGGCCCGCGGGGCGGAACCGGTCGCCGCTGTGGCCCGACGAGCCACCTCCGCCACCGCCTCCTCCTCCGCCGCCCTCTCCGCGGGCGCCCCGGAAGCCGGACGGCGCGTAA
- the serB gene encoding phosphoserine phosphatase SerB encodes MSASQTSDVPTLLVKIFGKDRPGITAGLFDTLAAYSVDVVDIEQVVTRGRIVLCALVTEPPSGLEGDLRATVHSWAESMKMQAEIISGLGDNRPRGLGRSLVTVLGHPLTSEATATIAARITKAGGNIDRIFRLAKYPVTAVEFAVSGVETEPLRTALVTDAARFGVDIAVVGAGLYRRAQRLVVMDVDSTLIQDEVIELFAAHAGCEGEVAEVTASAMRGELDFEQSLHARVALLKGLDASVVDKVRSEVRLTPGARTLIRTLKRLGYQVGVVSGGFTQVTDDLKERLGLDFAQANTLEIVDGKLTGRVTGEIVDRAGKARLLRRFAAEAGVPLSQTVAIGDGANDLDMLNAAGLGVAFNAKPVVREAAHTAVNVPFLDTVLYLLGVTREEVEAADTLDVD; translated from the coding sequence ATGAGCGCATCGCAGACCTCTGACGTCCCCACCCTCCTTGTGAAGATCTTCGGCAAGGACAGGCCGGGCATCACGGCCGGCCTCTTCGACACCCTCGCCGCGTACTCGGTCGACGTCGTCGACATCGAGCAGGTCGTGACGCGGGGCCGCATCGTGCTCTGCGCGCTCGTGACCGAGCCGCCCAGCGGCCTGGAGGGGGACCTCCGGGCGACCGTCCACAGCTGGGCGGAGTCGATGAAGATGCAGGCCGAGATCATCTCCGGTCTGGGCGACAACCGTCCGCGCGGGCTCGGCCGCTCCCTGGTCACCGTGCTGGGCCACCCCCTCACCTCGGAGGCGACGGCGACGATCGCCGCGCGGATCACCAAGGCAGGCGGCAACATCGACCGCATCTTCCGGCTCGCCAAGTACCCGGTGACGGCGGTGGAGTTCGCGGTGTCGGGCGTGGAGACGGAGCCGCTGCGGACCGCGCTGGTGACCGACGCGGCGCGGTTCGGGGTGGACATCGCCGTGGTCGGCGCGGGGCTGTACCGCAGGGCGCAGCGCCTGGTCGTCATGGATGTGGACTCCACCCTCATCCAGGACGAGGTGATCGAGCTCTTCGCCGCGCACGCCGGCTGCGAGGGCGAGGTCGCCGAGGTGACGGCGTCCGCGATGCGCGGGGAGCTGGACTTCGAGCAGTCGCTGCACGCGCGGGTGGCGCTGCTGAAGGGGCTGGACGCCTCCGTGGTGGACAAGGTGCGCAGCGAGGTGCGGCTGACGCCGGGCGCGCGCACCCTGATCCGTACGCTGAAGCGCCTCGGTTACCAAGTGGGCGTGGTCTCGGGTGGCTTCACCCAGGTGACGGACGACCTCAAGGAGCGGCTGGGGCTGGACTTCGCCCAGGCCAACACCCTGGAGATCGTCGACGGGAAGCTGACGGGGCGGGTCACCGGGGAGATCGTGGACCGGGCGGGCAAGGCCCGGCTGCTGCGGCGGTTCGCCGCCGAGGCGGGCGTGCCGCTGTCGCAGACGGTGGCGATCGGTGACGGTGCGAACGATCTGGACATGCTGAACGCGGCGGGGCTGGGCGTGGCCTTCAACGCCAAGCCGGTGGTGCGGGAGGCGGCGCACACCGCGGTGAACGTCCCCTTCCTGGACACGGTCCTCTACCTGCTGGGCGTCACCCGCGAGGAGGTCGAGGCGGCGGACACGCTGGACGTGGACTGA
- a CDS encoding SixA phosphatase family protein, which translates to MSVAEPRRIVLFRHAKADWPPVSDHERPLAERGRMDAAVAGRKLADTGIAFDLALCSTSVRTRETWKLAVHEFPERPKTVYEERIYEASPGELIALLNETPDDAQNVLLVGHNPGVQALADVLAGAAEGDARERMSRRGYPAAAFAVLSFTGSWKSLEPGVGTLADYWAPTE; encoded by the coding sequence ATGAGCGTCGCAGAACCTCGCAGGATTGTCCTTTTCCGGCATGCGAAAGCCGACTGGCCCCCGGTGTCCGACCACGAGCGCCCGCTCGCCGAGCGGGGCCGTATGGACGCCGCCGTCGCCGGACGCAAGCTCGCCGACACCGGCATCGCCTTCGATCTGGCCCTGTGCTCCACCTCGGTCCGGACGCGGGAGACCTGGAAGCTCGCGGTGCACGAGTTCCCGGAGCGCCCGAAGACCGTCTACGAGGAGCGGATCTACGAGGCTTCGCCCGGTGAGCTGATCGCCCTGCTCAACGAAACCCCCGACGACGCGCAGAACGTCCTCCTGGTCGGCCACAACCCAGGCGTCCAGGCGCTCGCCGACGTCCTAGCCGGCGCGGCGGAGGGCGACGCCCGCGAGCGCATGAGCCGGCGCGGCTACCCGGCCGCCGCATTCGCGGTCCTGTCCTTCACCGGTTCCTGGAAGTCCCTCGAGCCCGGCGTCGGCACGCTGGCCGACTACTGGGCGCCGACCGAGTGA
- a CDS encoding SGM_5486 family transporter-associated protein: MPVLDPNPQNGQKKMLLVFGTFFAIFIVIGVIATILAP, encoded by the coding sequence ATGCCAGTCCTCGACCCGAATCCGCAAAACGGCCAGAAGAAGATGCTCCTCGTCTTCGGCACGTTCTTCGCCATCTTCATCGTCATCGGCGTGATCGCGACGATCCTCGCGCCATGA
- a CDS encoding CynX/NimT family MFS transporter, with amino-acid sequence MMVRMAREETRTLTSTTVRTPAPHAARTAPGTPAARPWRTRLLVIGIVLAALNLRPAITSLGALLEEVRDGLGMSGSVAGLLTSVPPLCFAVFGVTAPRLARRFGAGAVVCAGMVAIGAGLLIRPYVGGTAAFLAASALALMGIAVSNVLMPVIVKRWFPDRVGSMTGLYSMALALGTATAAAATVPLTGALGGNWQSGLAVWAALAVAAVLPWVPFVRGRDRQRDGAHGARTEPVTPADAPPLRITRSRTAWALAVFFGLQATAAYITMGWMAQIFRDAGVPAGTAGLLLAVTMVMGVPLAFVIPRLATRLPHQGPIALALGVSGLVGYAGLYLAPAAGAWVWAVLLGIANCAFPLALTMVGMRARTGAGVAQLSAFAQSTGYLISIPGPLLVGVLYQHSGGWGLPIALMAALMIPQMAVGVLAGRPRTVEDESQPPTPSH; translated from the coding sequence ATGATGGTCCGCATGGCTCGCGAGGAAACCCGGACGCTCACGTCCACGACCGTACGCACGCCGGCCCCGCATGCGGCCCGGACCGCCCCCGGGACGCCCGCCGCGCGCCCCTGGCGGACGCGGCTGCTCGTCATCGGCATCGTGCTGGCCGCCCTGAACCTCCGCCCCGCCATCACCAGCCTCGGCGCACTCCTCGAGGAGGTCCGGGACGGGCTCGGCATGAGCGGCAGCGTGGCCGGACTGCTCACCTCCGTGCCGCCGCTGTGCTTCGCCGTCTTCGGTGTCACCGCGCCCCGGCTGGCCCGCCGCTTCGGGGCGGGCGCGGTGGTCTGCGCCGGCATGGTCGCCATCGGCGCCGGCCTGCTGATACGCCCGTACGTCGGCGGCACGGCGGCCTTCCTGGCCGCCAGCGCGCTGGCGCTGATGGGCATCGCCGTCAGCAACGTGCTGATGCCGGTCATCGTCAAGCGCTGGTTCCCCGACCGGGTCGGCTCCATGACCGGCCTGTACTCCATGGCCCTCGCCCTGGGCACCGCCACGGCCGCGGCGGCGACCGTGCCACTGACCGGCGCGCTGGGCGGGAACTGGCAGTCGGGCCTCGCCGTCTGGGCGGCCCTGGCGGTCGCCGCCGTACTGCCGTGGGTCCCCTTCGTGCGCGGCCGGGACCGGCAGCGGGACGGGGCACACGGCGCACGGACCGAGCCTGTCACCCCCGCGGACGCGCCGCCGCTGCGCATCACCCGCAGCCGCACCGCCTGGGCGCTGGCCGTCTTCTTCGGGCTCCAGGCCACCGCCGCCTACATCACCATGGGCTGGATGGCGCAGATCTTCCGGGACGCGGGCGTGCCGGCCGGCACCGCCGGGCTGCTCCTCGCGGTGACCATGGTGATGGGCGTGCCGCTGGCCTTCGTCATCCCACGCCTCGCCACCAGGCTGCCCCACCAGGGGCCCATCGCGCTCGCGCTGGGCGTCAGCGGTCTCGTCGGATACGCGGGCCTGTACCTCGCTCCGGCCGCCGGGGCCTGGGTCTGGGCGGTGCTGCTGGGCATCGCGAACTGCGCGTTCCCGCTGGCGCTCACCATGGTCGGGATGCGGGCCAGGACCGGCGCGGGCGTGGCCCAGCTGTCGGCCTTCGCGCAGAGCACCGGCTATCTGATCTCCATCCCCGGGCCGCTCCTGGTGGGCGTGCTCTACCAGCACAGCGGCGGCTGGGGGCTGCCGATCGCCCTGATGGCCGCCCTGATGATCCCGCAGATGGCCGTAGGCGTCCTCGCCGGCCGCCCCCGCACAGTAGAAGACGAATCCCAACCCCCCACCCCCTCCCACTAA
- a CDS encoding FadR/GntR family transcriptional regulator has protein sequence MPLSHPRRSALSEQVIAALRTQITSGEWAVGTRIPTEPELVEQLGVARNTVREAVRALAHNGLLDIRQGSGTYVVATSELAGVMHRRFAGADPRHIAELRSTLESSAARLAAERRTEKDLKQIDTLLLRREEAWESGEEEAFVAADATFHLAVVAASHNDVLTAMYADLSEVLRDWLRGDVNGDMSPRSHMDHGRLVDAIRAGDAATAAEEAAAYPFVCRPGRIGPPSAARG, from the coding sequence ATGCCGCTGAGTCATCCGCGCCGTTCGGCACTGTCCGAGCAGGTCATCGCCGCCCTCCGCACCCAGATCACCTCGGGCGAGTGGGCGGTCGGCACCCGCATCCCGACCGAGCCCGAGCTGGTCGAACAGCTGGGGGTGGCCCGCAACACGGTCCGTGAGGCCGTCCGCGCGCTGGCGCACAACGGGCTGCTGGACATCCGCCAGGGATCGGGCACGTACGTGGTGGCCACGAGCGAGCTGGCGGGCGTGATGCACCGCCGTTTCGCGGGCGCGGACCCCCGGCACATCGCCGAGCTGCGTTCGACGCTGGAGTCGTCGGCGGCGCGGCTGGCCGCCGAGCGGCGCACGGAGAAGGACCTCAAGCAGATCGACACCCTGCTGCTGCGCCGGGAGGAGGCCTGGGAGTCGGGCGAGGAGGAGGCGTTCGTGGCGGCGGACGCGACGTTCCACCTGGCCGTGGTGGCCGCCTCGCACAACGACGTGCTGACCGCGATGTACGCGGATCTCAGCGAGGTGCTGCGGGACTGGCTGCGCGGCGACGTGAACGGGGACATGTCCCCGCGGTCGCACATGGACCACGGGCGGCTGGTGGACGCGATCCGCGCGGGTGACGCGGCGACGGCGGCCGAGGAGGCCGCCGCCTATCCGTTCGTGTGCCGTCCCGGGCGGATCGGGCCGCCCTCCGCCGCGCGGGGATGA